The following proteins are encoded in a genomic region of Neomicrococcus aestuarii:
- the panB gene encoding 3-methyl-2-oxobutanoate hydroxymethyltransferase has translation MTAQETAPYASSTPLKKIRTVHLAEIKKNGGHFSMLTAYDQYTAEIFDAAGIEMLLIGDSAANNVMGYETTLPITMDEMVVFAKAVAAGAKHSFLVCDLPFGSYEISPQQAVESSIRLMKETGIHAVKIECDERHAETVAAIAAAGIPVLAHIGFTPQSEHALGGYRVQGRGEEAAAAMIHTAKTLEEAGAFCVLMEMVPAEVARRVDEALTVPTIGIGAGNGTTGQVLVWQDMLGLRSGRMPKFVKQYAQLRPIIEQAAQAYKTDVASGAFPAPEHSFD, from the coding sequence ATGACGGCTCAAGAAACAGCACCCTACGCATCGTCGACGCCCCTCAAGAAGATCCGCACGGTCCACCTTGCAGAGATCAAGAAGAACGGCGGTCATTTCTCGATGCTGACCGCTTATGACCAGTACACGGCGGAAATCTTCGATGCCGCGGGCATCGAAATGTTGTTGATTGGTGATTCAGCGGCCAACAACGTCATGGGCTACGAGACCACGCTGCCCATCACCATGGATGAGATGGTCGTTTTCGCTAAAGCCGTTGCCGCAGGTGCCAAGCACTCGTTCTTGGTCTGCGATCTACCTTTCGGCTCCTATGAGATTTCTCCGCAGCAGGCCGTGGAATCGAGCATTCGCCTCATGAAAGAGACCGGGATTCACGCGGTCAAGATTGAATGCGACGAGCGTCATGCGGAGACGGTTGCGGCGATCGCGGCAGCTGGCATTCCGGTGCTCGCACACATTGGTTTTACTCCGCAATCAGAGCACGCCCTGGGCGGATACCGAGTTCAGGGCCGTGGCGAGGAAGCCGCGGCCGCAATGATTCACACGGCAAAGACGCTAGAAGAAGCTGGAGCCTTCTGCGTCCTAATGGAAATGGTTCCCGCCGAGGTTGCGCGCCGAGTCGACGAAGCACTCACAGTTCCAACGATCGGCATTGGTGCCGGCAACGGCACCACCGGACAGGTCTTGGTGTGGCAGGACATGCTGGGGTTGCGCTCTGGGCGCATGCCGAAATTCGTGAAGCAATACGCCCAGCTACGCCCCATCATTGAACAGGCCGCCCAGGCCTACAAGACTGACGTGGCTTCTGGAGCCTTCCCGGCCCCGGAACATAGCTTTGACTAA
- the map gene encoding type I methionyl aminopeptidase, giving the protein MSVSVAPVGNLKPGTLSPVRSVPNHIARPEYVGKPAPQKWTGGDVHSAETIEKIRVASKLAAQGLQEIGKAIRPGITTDELDRIGHEFLIDHNAYPSCLGYRGFPKSVCTSLNEVICHGIPDSTVLQDGDIINIDITAYLFGVHGDTNAMFLVGDVDEESRLLVERTEESLRRAIKAVMPGRQLNVIGRTIESYAKRFGYGVVRDFTGHGVGPAFHTGLIIPHYDAAPRFSDLIEPGMTLTIEPMLTLGTVEWDMWEDGWTATTKDKKRTAQFEHTLLVTDSGAEILTLP; this is encoded by the coding sequence ATGTCTGTTTCTGTTGCCCCCGTCGGGAATCTCAAGCCCGGTACGCTCTCCCCTGTTCGCTCGGTTCCGAATCACATCGCGCGCCCCGAGTACGTCGGGAAGCCCGCGCCACAGAAGTGGACTGGTGGCGACGTTCATTCTGCGGAAACCATCGAGAAGATCCGCGTTGCTTCCAAGCTTGCTGCGCAGGGTCTGCAGGAAATCGGTAAGGCTATTCGGCCGGGTATCACCACGGATGAGCTGGACCGCATTGGTCACGAGTTCCTGATTGATCACAACGCCTACCCGTCCTGCTTGGGGTATCGCGGATTCCCTAAGTCTGTCTGCACCTCGCTGAACGAAGTGATTTGCCACGGCATCCCGGACAGCACCGTGCTTCAGGACGGCGACATCATCAACATCGACATCACGGCCTACCTCTTTGGCGTCCACGGCGACACCAACGCGATGTTCCTCGTGGGCGATGTCGACGAAGAGTCCCGCTTGCTCGTAGAGCGCACCGAAGAGTCTTTGCGCCGTGCCATCAAGGCCGTCATGCCTGGGCGTCAGCTCAACGTCATTGGCCGCACTATTGAGTCGTACGCGAAGCGCTTCGGCTACGGTGTGGTTCGCGATTTCACGGGCCACGGTGTGGGCCCGGCCTTCCACACGGGCTTGATTATTCCGCATTACGACGCCGCACCACGGTTCTCAGATCTGATCGAACCGGGCATGACGCTCACCATTGAACCGATGCTGACGTTGGGTACCGTGGAGTGGGACATGTGGGAAGACGGCTGGACCGCCACCACGAAGGATAAGAAACGCACCGCTCAGTTCGAGCACACGCTTCTGGTCACCGATTCCGGCGCCGAAATTTTGACACTTCCGTAG
- the nrdR gene encoding transcriptional regulator NrdR — translation MQCPFCRHPDSRVVDSRVTDDGAAIRRRRQCAQCSKRFTTLETTALNVVKRSGVVEPFSRSKVISGVRKACQGRPVTDDDLAVLAQDVEEAVRATGAAEIKAHEVGLAILEPLQKLDQVAYLRFASVYQGFDSLDDFETAIAQLRAK, via the coding sequence ATGCAGTGCCCGTTTTGCCGTCATCCGGATTCCAGAGTGGTGGACTCACGTGTCACCGACGATGGCGCAGCGATTCGTCGCCGTCGCCAATGCGCCCAGTGCTCTAAGCGATTCACCACGCTCGAAACTACAGCCCTGAACGTTGTGAAGCGCTCAGGTGTGGTTGAACCGTTTAGCCGCTCCAAAGTGATTAGTGGAGTGCGTAAAGCCTGTCAGGGGCGGCCGGTGACCGATGATGACCTCGCCGTGCTGGCTCAAGACGTGGAAGAAGCCGTCCGCGCCACGGGAGCAGCAGAAATCAAAGCCCACGAAGTGGGTCTTGCGATTCTCGAGCCTCTTCAAAAGCTAGATCAAGTGGCGTATTTGAGGTTCGCAAGCGTGTACCAGGGCTTTGATTCCCTGGATGACTTCGAGACAGCTATCGCGCAGCTACGAGCTAAGTAG
- a CDS encoding cupin domain-containing protein, with protein sequence MTKQSQEQVDRYIALMERQTSEGPTKHAVHELVRDGQLSQLLVYLAEGGQLSDHPKPPAAALQVLRGTITVAWTGENGVAQQEEIATGDLFVLPNAVHNVSPLGGAACFLLTRVVA encoded by the coding sequence ATGACGAAGCAATCACAAGAACAAGTTGACCGCTACATTGCGCTGATGGAGCGTCAAACTTCCGAGGGACCCACCAAGCACGCTGTGCACGAATTGGTGCGTGACGGGCAGCTCTCGCAATTGCTCGTGTACCTAGCAGAGGGCGGCCAGCTTTCTGACCATCCAAAACCACCTGCGGCGGCGCTCCAGGTGCTGCGTGGCACCATCACGGTGGCGTGGACTGGCGAAAATGGTGTGGCTCAGCAAGAAGAGATCGCCACGGGGGATCTCTTTGTCCTCCCGAACGCCGTTCATAACGTTTCGCCCCTCGGTGGCGCCGCGTGCTTCCTGTTGACTCGCGTCGTCGCGTAA
- the hisD gene encoding histidinol dehydrogenase, whose product MNSELFPSLATLDLRGSSLTRAELLAAMPRSTRSVEYATAAVEEIIASVRAEGFAALRSLAKKYDGAAPEHFRVTEEQLEQALENLDPKVRKALEESIRRARIFAQASVPRDAEVSYGDGSTVSQRWVPVRRVGLYVPGGLAVYPSSVVMNVVPAQAAGVTSIALVSPPQREFNGLPHPTILAAAHLLGVTEVYALGGAQAIAALAYGVSEDQASGDAAIEPVDVITGPGNIFVATAKRLVKGRVGIDAEAGPTEIAILADDSANPAFVAADMISQAEHDPNAASVLITPSSDLATKVRAELEQQVAQTKHHERVQQALSGAQSSIVLVDSLDAGIEVCDAYGAEHLEIHTENAQDVAGRITVAGAIFVGPYSPVSLGDYSAGSNHVLPTMGSAAHSSALNPTVFLKAIQYISYSEQALGEVAEHVVELSRAEDLPAHGDAVLVRMNERSQS is encoded by the coding sequence GTGAATTCTGAGCTGTTTCCTTCCCTGGCCACCCTTGATCTGCGCGGATCGTCGCTGACCCGCGCCGAGCTTTTGGCTGCGATGCCGCGTTCAACGCGAAGCGTCGAATACGCCACGGCTGCGGTTGAGGAGATTATTGCTTCGGTGCGCGCGGAAGGCTTCGCGGCTTTGCGTTCGCTTGCTAAGAAGTACGACGGCGCAGCCCCCGAACATTTCCGGGTCACCGAGGAGCAGCTAGAGCAAGCGCTCGAGAACTTGGATCCCAAGGTGCGCAAGGCGCTTGAGGAGTCGATTCGTCGAGCCCGGATCTTTGCGCAGGCCTCCGTGCCTCGTGACGCTGAAGTTTCGTACGGCGATGGCAGCACGGTGAGCCAGCGCTGGGTTCCTGTTCGTCGTGTGGGCTTGTACGTGCCAGGCGGACTGGCCGTATACCCGTCCAGCGTGGTGATGAACGTGGTTCCTGCCCAAGCAGCTGGCGTCACATCGATTGCCCTTGTCTCTCCGCCACAGCGAGAATTCAATGGTCTCCCGCACCCCACTATCCTTGCGGCAGCTCACTTGCTCGGCGTTACCGAGGTGTACGCGCTCGGCGGCGCGCAGGCTATCGCAGCCCTCGCCTATGGTGTGTCCGAGGATCAAGCCTCCGGTGACGCAGCCATTGAACCCGTAGACGTCATCACGGGACCGGGCAACATTTTTGTGGCGACCGCCAAGCGGCTGGTCAAGGGTCGAGTGGGCATTGACGCTGAGGCTGGCCCGACCGAGATCGCGATCCTCGCCGATGACAGCGCCAACCCGGCTTTTGTAGCCGCGGACATGATCTCCCAAGCAGAGCACGATCCAAATGCGGCGTCCGTGCTGATTACCCCGAGCTCGGACCTGGCAACCAAGGTACGGGCCGAACTCGAACAGCAAGTGGCTCAAACCAAGCACCACGAACGAGTCCAGCAAGCCCTTTCCGGTGCGCAGTCCAGCATTGTGCTGGTTGATTCACTCGACGCTGGAATTGAAGTGTGCGACGCGTACGGTGCCGAGCACCTCGAGATTCACACCGAAAACGCGCAGGATGTCGCGGGCCGCATCACGGTAGCCGGGGCGATCTTCGTTGGCCCCTACAGCCCGGTGTCTTTGGGTGACTATTCGGCTGGCTCAAACCACGTGCTGCCCACCATGGGAAGCGCGGCTCACTCGTCCGCACTGAACCCCACGGTGTTCCTCAAAGCCATCCAATACATTTCCTATAGCGAACAAGCGCTGGGAGAAGTGGCCGAGCACGTCGTGGAGCTTTCGCGAGCCGAGGATCTGCCAGCGCACGGCGACGCCGTCCTGGTTCGCATGAATGAACGGAGTCAAAGCTAA
- a CDS encoding SPOR domain-containing protein, giving the protein MSDDAVTPDAPQGDFWYNVETGEVEVGAQSDWTKLLGPYASREEAQKAMDKVHRNNDAWDDEEEA; this is encoded by the coding sequence ATGAGCGATGACGCAGTCACGCCAGACGCCCCTCAGGGCGACTTTTGGTACAACGTTGAAACGGGCGAAGTAGAAGTTGGAGCCCAGTCAGACTGGACTAAATTGCTTGGTCCCTACGCTAGTCGCGAAGAGGCCCAGAAGGCCATGGACAAGGTCCACCGCAACAATGACGCGTGGGATGACGAGGAAGAAGCTTAG
- the ppgK gene encoding polyphosphate--glucose phosphotransferase translates to MSLTPASGITPRHHFGIGVDIGGTGIKGGIVNLETGDLVGERFRIDTPKPATPEAVAEVLKQIVDELMSRPEAPEADTAVGVTFPAIIDNGVALSAANVDKSWIGTDVDSLFTATLGRPVTVINDADAAGLAEARYGAGKGVAGTVLTITLGTGIGSGMVFNGQLVPNLELGHLEIDGHDAEAEASASARERKDLSWNEYAKLLQRYFSHVEFLFSPSLFIVGGGISKKSEKYLPLLDLRTKIVPAQLINNAGIAGAALQSTLHAEVTGVIAS, encoded by the coding sequence ATGTCTTTGACACCTGCTTCAGGCATCACTCCGCGACACCACTTCGGTATCGGTGTTGATATTGGAGGTACCGGCATCAAGGGAGGCATCGTCAATCTTGAGACGGGCGACCTGGTGGGTGAGCGATTCCGCATCGATACCCCTAAGCCGGCGACGCCTGAAGCGGTGGCCGAGGTTCTCAAGCAGATTGTCGACGAGCTCATGAGCCGTCCCGAGGCGCCAGAGGCGGATACTGCCGTGGGCGTGACGTTCCCGGCGATCATTGACAACGGCGTAGCGCTCTCAGCGGCAAACGTTGACAAGAGCTGGATTGGAACGGACGTAGATTCGCTTTTTACTGCGACGCTTGGCCGCCCCGTCACTGTGATCAACGATGCTGACGCTGCCGGGCTTGCGGAGGCTCGTTACGGTGCTGGCAAGGGGGTTGCCGGGACCGTGCTGACCATTACGTTGGGTACCGGTATTGGTTCCGGAATGGTCTTCAACGGTCAGTTGGTACCTAACCTTGAGTTGGGTCACTTAGAGATTGACGGGCACGACGCCGAAGCTGAAGCAAGTGCCTCAGCTCGCGAGCGCAAGGACTTGAGTTGGAACGAATACGCGAAGCTCTTGCAGCGCTATTTCAGCCATGTGGAGTTCTTGTTCTCCCCCAGCTTGTTCATTGTGGGCGGCGGTATTTCCAAGAAGTCTGAGAAGTACCTGCCACTTCTGGATCTTCGCACCAAGATCGTTCCCGCACAGTTGATCAACAACGCTGGCATCGCCGGCGCAGCGCTTCAGTCAACACTTCACGCTGAAGTCACCGGCGTTATCGCCAGTTAG
- the glnA gene encoding type I glutamate--ammonia ligase: MDRQQEFVLRTIEERDVRFVRLWFTDVVGSLKSVALAPAEVEGAFEEGLGFDGSSIQGLSRIFESDMLAQPDPSTFQILPWRSKEEPTSRMFCDIQNPDGTASNADPRYVLKRQLKSAADMGFTCYTHPEIEFYLLRSDEIGASGQPVPVDYGGYFDHVPGGVAQDFRRTAVNMLEAVGISVEFSHHEGGPGQNEIDLRYADALQTADNIMTFRTVIKEVALQQGSYATFMPKPFKEHPGSGMHTHFSLFEGDSNAFFEAGREFQLSTTARHFIAGILKHAPEFTAVTNQFVNSYKRLWGGGEAPSHLSWGHNNRSALVRIPLYKPHKGQSARVEYRGIDSAANPYLAFACLLGAGLKGIEEEYELMPIAEDDIWSLSTAERRASGHTPLPGSLHDAIRAMEESELVADILGEQVFQSFLRNKRDEWDEYRHDVSPFELNRYLGIL; this comes from the coding sequence ATGGATCGTCAACAAGAGTTCGTGCTGCGAACCATTGAAGAACGAGACGTTCGTTTTGTGCGTTTGTGGTTCACGGACGTTGTGGGTTCGTTGAAGTCCGTCGCTTTGGCGCCGGCTGAGGTTGAGGGCGCGTTCGAAGAGGGTCTTGGTTTTGACGGTTCCTCGATTCAGGGACTGTCGCGCATCTTCGAATCGGACATGCTGGCACAGCCGGATCCGTCCACGTTCCAGATCCTGCCGTGGCGCAGCAAAGAAGAACCCACCAGCCGTATGTTCTGCGATATTCAGAACCCGGATGGCACCGCCTCTAACGCGGATCCCCGCTACGTCCTGAAGCGCCAGCTCAAGAGCGCCGCTGACATGGGCTTTACGTGCTACACGCACCCCGAGATCGAGTTCTACCTCTTGCGCTCGGATGAAATCGGCGCCAGTGGCCAGCCCGTCCCGGTAGATTACGGCGGCTACTTCGATCATGTTCCTGGCGGCGTTGCCCAGGACTTCCGCCGCACGGCAGTCAACATGCTTGAGGCCGTTGGCATCTCCGTAGAGTTCTCCCACCACGAGGGTGGTCCGGGTCAGAATGAGATCGATCTGCGTTATGCGGATGCTCTGCAGACCGCGGACAACATCATGACCTTCCGAACGGTCATCAAGGAAGTGGCGCTCCAGCAAGGAAGCTACGCCACCTTCATGCCGAAGCCTTTCAAGGAGCACCCAGGCTCCGGAATGCACACGCACTTCTCGCTCTTCGAGGGTGACTCCAACGCGTTCTTCGAAGCCGGCCGCGAATTCCAGCTTTCCACCACGGCGCGTCACTTCATTGCGGGCATCCTGAAGCACGCTCCCGAGTTCACCGCCGTGACCAACCAGTTCGTGAACTCCTACAAGCGTCTGTGGGGCGGCGGCGAAGCGCCAAGCCACCTGTCGTGGGGTCACAACAACCGTTCCGCTTTGGTGCGCATCCCGTTGTACAAGCCGCACAAGGGCCAGTCTGCTCGTGTTGAGTACCGCGGCATCGATTCTGCGGCGAACCCGTACCTTGCCTTTGCGTGCTTGTTGGGTGCTGGCTTGAAGGGCATCGAGGAAGAGTACGAACTTATGCCGATCGCAGAGGATGACATTTGGAGCCTCTCCACGGCGGAGCGACGCGCATCCGGACACACGCCATTGCCTGGTAGCTTGCATGACGCAATCCGCGCCATGGAGGAGTCGGAGTTGGTCGCTGACATTCTGGGCGAACAGGTCTTCCAGTCATTCTTGCGCAACAAGCGCGATGAATGGGATGAGTACCGTCACGACGTGAGCCCGTTCGAACTGAACCGGTACCTCGGGATCCTTTAA
- a CDS encoding bifunctional [glutamine synthetase] adenylyltransferase/[glutamine synthetase]-adenylyl-L-tyrosine phosphorylase, with protein sequence MRVASQRDLIAVGFADLERAERFLQARELESVSREQLLEGLSHCANPDSALLLLVRIAERDKSVLKLVGRGESSIPLFRVLGASEALGEFLVRQPRFLSTLETVPERTFHERDVASLTAEMLRSVGADPEAERPVATVTGTPGIVALRVRYRALLLDLAMRDLCCGDPEEAFPQVAAELADLAGAAIAAGLALARADVSEKSSPEIVDSLRIAVMGMGKCGARELNYISDVDVIYVHAVRDSVKDDDAARLDEQAASKMAAQLATLTARAMNATAPEPGLWELDANLRPEGKDGALSRTLDSHLAYYKRWAQTWEFQALLKARFLAGDPELGVEYEAAVAPMIWASSEREGFVESTQAMRRRVTDNIPAAEVNRQIKLGPGGLRDVEFTVQLLQLVHGRVEESLRVRDTLSGIEVLAEAGYMSRADAAKFGGAYRYLRVLEHRIQLTRLRRTHLMPTKPEEIRTIARASLGMDAQSWISGDEMLARWQSTKREVRGLHEKIFYRPLLATAANLSADEVRLTPEAAQARLKALGYADPKNAMRHIEALTSGVSRRAQLQRQLLPVLLGWIAEGVDPDAGLLGFRRLSESLGESHWFLGMLRDSPAGAQRLCSILSSSRFITDLLEVSPESAAWLGNDADLEPYTFDSLWSEISSKLGRHKDREKRLRLIRLIRRRELLRIALADSARLIDQDQVGRALSDADRAAVLGILRVAEQEEYSEHTKLTELLIVAMGRQGGREIGYGSDVDVMYVHRPVDGADEQAAQEQALRIVGNIQAFVGMPLKPAILAEPKLEVDADLRPEGRQGPLVRTLDAYREYYSRWSGVWETQALLRARPLGGSDTLAAEFFELVDSVRYNARLSPSDVVEIRRIKARVESERMPRGADPSRQLKLGRGGLSDVEWLAQYLQLCHAKTYPSLRTTSTRAALRAISEAGILPAADVEVLDHAWVLATRIRCANIIVSGRASDQLPRNIRDMEAAARWCGYAAGQATKLEDDYLKSARRARTVFEKHFYADC encoded by the coding sequence GTGCGTGTCGCTTCGCAGCGGGACTTGATAGCGGTCGGCTTCGCAGATCTTGAGCGAGCCGAGCGCTTCCTGCAAGCGCGCGAACTCGAATCCGTCTCCCGGGAGCAGTTGCTTGAGGGACTATCTCACTGCGCGAATCCAGACAGCGCTCTGTTGCTGCTGGTCCGGATTGCCGAACGGGACAAATCTGTCCTGAAACTCGTGGGGCGTGGAGAATCCAGCATCCCGCTGTTTCGCGTGCTGGGCGCCAGTGAGGCACTTGGTGAGTTCTTGGTGCGCCAGCCGCGCTTTCTAAGCACCCTGGAAACGGTCCCGGAACGTACGTTTCACGAGCGCGATGTTGCGTCCTTGACGGCGGAGATGTTGCGTTCTGTCGGTGCTGATCCTGAGGCCGAGCGCCCAGTCGCCACCGTGACCGGAACGCCGGGGATCGTTGCCCTGCGCGTGCGGTACCGGGCTCTGCTCTTGGATCTTGCCATGCGGGATTTGTGCTGCGGTGATCCGGAAGAGGCTTTCCCCCAGGTGGCGGCCGAGCTTGCCGATTTGGCGGGCGCAGCCATTGCCGCCGGGTTGGCTTTGGCACGCGCGGACGTATCGGAAAAATCCTCGCCGGAGATCGTGGATTCCTTGCGCATCGCCGTCATGGGCATGGGTAAGTGCGGCGCGCGCGAGCTCAATTACATTTCCGATGTTGACGTGATTTACGTGCATGCGGTTCGGGACTCCGTGAAGGACGACGACGCAGCGCGGCTTGATGAGCAAGCGGCATCTAAGATGGCGGCCCAGTTGGCGACGCTCACTGCCCGTGCCATGAACGCGACGGCACCGGAGCCTGGCTTGTGGGAGCTCGACGCCAATTTGCGTCCCGAGGGCAAAGACGGTGCCCTCTCACGAACTCTTGATTCCCACCTCGCCTACTACAAGCGATGGGCTCAAACGTGGGAGTTCCAAGCGCTGTTGAAGGCTCGCTTCTTGGCAGGTGATCCCGAGCTGGGGGTCGAGTACGAGGCCGCTGTGGCTCCTATGATCTGGGCCAGCTCCGAGCGCGAAGGGTTTGTGGAGTCCACGCAGGCCATGCGTCGTCGCGTGACAGACAATATTCCAGCGGCCGAAGTGAATCGCCAGATCAAACTGGGCCCCGGCGGTCTGAGAGACGTGGAATTTACCGTCCAGCTCCTGCAGCTGGTCCACGGTCGAGTTGAGGAATCTTTGCGCGTTCGGGACACTCTCAGCGGCATCGAGGTGCTTGCTGAAGCGGGGTATATGAGCCGCGCGGACGCCGCCAAATTTGGTGGCGCCTACCGTTATTTGCGCGTGCTGGAGCATCGCATCCAATTGACGCGGTTGCGCCGTACTCACCTGATGCCCACCAAGCCTGAGGAGATTCGCACGATCGCGCGCGCGTCTCTCGGGATGGACGCGCAGTCCTGGATCTCGGGCGACGAAATGCTGGCGAGGTGGCAGTCCACTAAACGTGAAGTCCGCGGACTTCACGAAAAGATCTTCTACCGTCCTCTCTTGGCAACGGCCGCAAACTTGTCCGCCGACGAGGTCCGCTTGACCCCAGAGGCTGCTCAAGCTCGCCTCAAGGCCCTTGGTTATGCGGATCCCAAGAACGCCATGCGGCACATCGAAGCGTTGACCTCGGGCGTGAGCCGGCGTGCACAATTGCAGCGGCAACTGTTGCCCGTGCTGTTGGGATGGATCGCTGAGGGCGTGGACCCGGACGCCGGACTCTTGGGCTTCCGACGCTTGTCCGAATCCTTGGGGGAGTCCCACTGGTTCTTGGGGATGCTCCGGGATTCACCAGCGGGCGCGCAACGATTGTGCTCCATTCTGTCCTCGAGCCGATTCATCACGGATCTCCTGGAGGTTTCGCCGGAGTCGGCGGCGTGGCTAGGGAACGATGCCGACCTCGAACCGTACACCTTCGACAGCCTGTGGTCGGAGATCTCTTCCAAGCTGGGACGCCACAAGGACCGCGAGAAAAGACTGCGGCTCATCCGGCTGATTCGTCGCCGAGAACTTCTGCGTATCGCGTTGGCCGACTCGGCACGCCTCATCGACCAGGACCAGGTGGGCCGAGCGCTCTCTGACGCAGATCGTGCCGCCGTGCTCGGCATTCTTCGCGTAGCCGAACAAGAGGAATACAGCGAACACACCAAGCTCACAGAACTGCTGATTGTGGCGATGGGTCGTCAGGGCGGCCGAGAGATCGGATATGGCTCTGACGTGGACGTAATGTATGTTCATCGACCTGTTGACGGCGCCGACGAGCAGGCAGCCCAAGAGCAGGCGCTCCGCATTGTCGGCAACATTCAGGCGTTCGTCGGCATGCCTCTCAAACCAGCAATTTTGGCTGAACCCAAGCTGGAAGTGGACGCTGACCTTCGGCCTGAAGGGCGGCAAGGTCCGCTTGTGAGAACTCTCGACGCCTACCGCGAATACTATTCCCGCTGGTCGGGCGTGTGGGAGACGCAAGCTCTGTTGAGAGCGCGCCCGCTAGGCGGCTCCGATACCCTGGCCGCCGAGTTCTTCGAACTTGTGGACAGCGTTCGCTATAACGCGCGGCTCTCGCCGAGCGACGTCGTCGAAATCCGTCGTATCAAGGCGCGCGTGGAATCAGAACGCATGCCCCGTGGAGCCGACCCCTCTCGCCAGCTCAAGCTGGGCCGCGGCGGACTCAGCGACGTTGAATGGCTGGCCCAGTACCTTCAGCTGTGTCACGCAAAGACCTATCCGTCCTTGCGGACCACCTCTACGCGCGCGGCACTTCGGGCGATTAGTGAAGCGGGGATCCTGCCGGCCGCTGACGTCGAAGTACTGGACCATGCGTGGGTCTTGGCTACCCGAATCAGGTGCGCAAACATCATCGTGTCCGGGCGAGCCTCGGATCAATTACCCCGCAACATTCGGGACATGGAAGCGGCCGCGAGATGGTGTGGATACGCCGCAGGACAAGCGACCAAGCTCGAGGACGACTACCTCAAGTCGGCACGCCGTGCCCGAACTGTGTTTGAGAAGCACTTCTACGCTGACTGTTAG